The Rattus norvegicus strain BN/NHsdMcwi chromosome 9, GRCr8, whole genome shotgun sequence genome contains the following window.
GATGGCAAGAGAGAAGTCCACAGGGGTACTCTAGGTAGAGACCCACATGCCAGGCACGGGACAGAACCAGAATTTGTTCTTCAGTTCCTTGAGCAGCACTACACAGCAGTTCCACTTTTCACCTTGTGCTGGCTTGAGGGTCACAGAGTAGGCAAAGAAGGGGAAGCTGCTGACACACGACACTTTTTTATGTGATGCGTGTATACGACGGCTACACAGTGTTGACCCAGAATCTCTTTGTGGTTTGCTTGCTGCCATTCTAAAGTCTCTGGGAAATTTTCTCCGAACAATGCTAAAGGAACTGAGAGGCTGTCCGCTGATCTTATCTTCTGCAGCTAATAGTAGAGGCTTAGGCTTCAACAGAGCAGGAGTGCAACTTGGCGCTCACTGGCGAAAGTCCTCAGGCAGCGCCCCGCCCTTTTGCTGGAAGCCAGTGCAGCAGCACCTGTGGTCTGATCTCACCCCTTGCTTTTAACTTGCACCTTTCCCTCTACGAAAAGAGTGAAagctttattttccttctgcATGCTTCTAGACGTTTACACTCCCATACAGAGGCgcgaataaataataaatgaacacGTAGAGTGAATAACCATCGCTTGGGCTACCTCACCCCCACAATTACCGCAAGCCAAGGATAAAGCGTCGCTAGCACATAGACACCTTTCTGCTTTCTATGTTCTTTCCTGATGCAaactctcttcccctcttcagGCAGGAGCATTACAGGTAGTTTTTGTAGCATCCATTCAGGTGTTTGTTGTGCCTCTGCTCTCGGGGGTGATGCAATAAGTCACAGTGTGTGCGCATTCACTATTTTTCTAGTGTGCTCTGGGTAACCAGGAGGCTTCTTTTGGCGCACATGTGAtttttaatcctcctgcctcatgtgTGGACTATCCAGCTGATCTGAAAACATCACAGCTGTGTCCTGTACTTGCCTTGTTTGGAAGGTAGTGCCGCCAATTTTAGACACCCTAGATGGTCGGATGTCTAgtgttgtattttttaaaaaatatttatttatgattgGTTGAGATTCTTGACTCTTCTTTGCACTGTACCTGAAttctgcatttatttttaaacctgGCTTTTAGCTTTAGTTTAAAAATGCCTTGCCTCATATACTTTTTAAACTCACTCACTGCATTTTAGTAAGTGCACGGTTTTTTTTGgccagttttatttctttttcaaattagtTGACATACTTTTTTCCTTTACCCTGATGATAGGATTGTTAGCGTGCCTTTCATTTCTCAAACATAACGAGCACAGCAGTTTCATTTTGGGGCATCTGATAATTCAAAGGCACACGAAGCTGATGTATGCTTGTCTAATCTGATATTTCTGTTGTTGCCTTTTGCCCCGTgctccattcttttctttttctttttactatacTTGTCATGGTATTTTAAAACACTATTTGTAAAATCAACTCTACATCTTTACTACCTGGCTTGCTTTTTACTTTTACAGTCTAGAGTAATGGCAGTCCAAGATGGCTCTGACTAAAACCCCTGATCGAGACTTTTCTGGACTATACCCACCCAACACAAGGGTCAGTTTACTCAGGTTTCTTTTTAGTCCAAGAATCCTTCCAGCATTCTTAGGAAAGCAGCTTACTGAGGTAAACAACCCCCACCTTCCTTACTTTTGTCCACCATGGGACATaaagcaggaagaagaagaagaagaaggaggaggaggaggaggaagaggaggaggaggggggaggggagggggggaggagggggaggaggaggggggaggaggaggggtagggggggagggggaggaggaggaggagaaggaagaggggaggaggaggaggaggaggagaaaaagaaatattttcagagCAAAATTGCCTGCAAAAGTCCTGTTCCCACCCTGGTCACTTAAAGCtgcattttctagttcaattatTTAATCCCCAAAATACTACTTTTAGGCATTTTGTTTACTCTTTCCTGGTGTTTTGTGGTTGAATAAGGTATATTGGTTGATGTAATTAGAAGCTGGAACACTTGTATTTATCCTTTAGTAGCCAAAACTCTAATTTGAGAAATTTTCCTAGAAATATGAGAGGAATGCActaaggttaaaataaatatataaatggataaataaattcATGAGCATTTCTGATGACGCTTAAAAGATGTTAAGGCACCAAGTATAATGATGCTGATCTTAATGTAACCTGGAGACCTTCCTTAAGGAAATAATATGGTAAGATGCATTTGGGCAAATGCCATAGTGTTTACATAAAAGCAAAGTGCTGAGAACAGTCCTGGTACCACTCTAGTGCTAATTTTAATAAATCATGGGAAACGAACACTGATGGCTCAGGATACAGTCATAAAAAACGATCAGGACGATAGCAGAGCACAAGATAATGTGTTTGCTATGCAAAGTTATGCCACTAAAAAGGTCAAAATCAAAAGTacagaaatattttgttttactagagatggctcttttttctttaaattatttatattgcttgacatttttaaggaaaaaaggagagattTCACAACTTAAGTAAAAGCCACCACTCTGATAATGTTTCCAAACATTTTTATCataaaatttttcattaaaaatgacaTGTCatttaaagatgaaataaactgAACAGTTTGAACCTATAGGCCAGTAGTTCACAATCTACAAATAGGTTAAAATCATTTCAGTGCCTTCCTCCTGTGATCTCCATGTAGCTCACAAAACTAGTGATTCGATGGCTCCAGTAATCTTAAAAAGTGGAAAAGTAAGCGAAAACCTAGGACCTCACCTTGATGATTGGGCCGATTTTGTTCTTGGTGAATGGGGTACATGAAAGACACGCTACTGTCTGAAcataattgatctgtttctttccttttcagttGGAGGATGAAGCGCTATTTATATACAATCATTCAATTTTAGCTCCAGTAAATTCATATacttttaaatgcttttattttctgtaatATCTTCCTGCAAGTCTTTCCTTGTTCAGTTAAAAGAGATTCATGCCTTGGTTTCAGTTTTGAAACTTACTTCTTCAAAGGTATCCTCTGGCCCTCGGTGAATATTACAACGCACTGTCCTAGCACATTTCCCCAGACGGCACTTTGTTCCCAGTCTAAATTATGGCAAATCAACACTTGTTTATCTGTTTACCACCTGGCCCCAGTGTGGAACCTGTAAAAGCACTGAGACTATCTGAGTCATGCTGTGTTACTTgatatataacattttatattctaTCACATGAAAAGCCCACTTCTGGTTACGTGTATTCTAGTGCATAGTTTTGTCTTATCACACCCCGGTTTTATTTGTTTGACTATGGAATCTTTCATTTTGGTATAAATAGGGGTggctttataaaaagaaatcacTTTCCCACTTAAATATAGTTATTATGGCGATGGGTTCACAACACATcactctttctctgttctctcttttgATGTAGGAGAACTCAATGACTTGGCCAATCACAGGATGTTTTCGTTTCACGATGGAGGTGTACAGATTTCTTGTAACTACCCTGAGACTGTCCAGCAGTTAAAAATGCAGTTGTTCAAAGACAGAGAAGTCCTCTGCGACCTCACCAAGACCAAGGGAAGCGGAAACACCGTGTCCATCAAGAATCCGATGTCCTGTCCATATCAGCTGTCCAACAACAGTGTCTCTTTTTTCCTAGACAACGCAGACAGCTCCCAGGGCAGCTACTTTTTATGCAGCCTGTCGATTTTCGACCCACCCCCTTTTCAAGAAAAGAACCTTAGTGGAGGATATTTGCTTATTTATGGTAAGACATTGCTTTTATCATTCTGCCTTAAAAGTGTATGCTCATCTCCAAGACTTTTCTCACCAAGGGAAATAAACaagtcttttttgtttgtgttgtgttGAAATTCCTTTAGAAGTAGCTGACAGCAGATCATCTTGGATGAGCTATGCACGGAAGGATGTGCTGCTAATATTAGCTGTTATTTATTGGGAATAAGTGGTTTCTTTACATAGACTGATGAGTTAGAATTAGGGCATAGCCTTTCAGAATCCTTCATGACTCAGTGGCTATCACATTTTCTTGCCTAAGGTAGGAAGCAGCTTGGAGAATGAGATGAGACAATTGAACGTCAGTATTATAACAAGTATTTTCCTATATAGTCTTGGGGAAGCTGCAGACGGGAAGGCATCTTCTATTAGTCACGCTTGTAAGCATACTAGCATACTCGTTCCAGTTTGAATTGCAGAGTCCTTACTGTTGGTTGTCATCTACTGGGTTTCATCGTTATGAGGAAGAAAAGCCTTCCTTGGTTAAGAACCTTCCTTACATTTTGTGAAAGCATCATCTATTCAGCACTGGGTAAGGACATGTTTTTCTGGGTCTTTCATCAACATATTTTCCCCTCTTCAACCCAGAATCCCAGCTTTGTTGCCAGCTGAAGCTTTGGTTACCCGTAGGGTGTGCAGCTTTTGTGGCAGCGCTCCTTTTTGGATGCATATTTATCGTCTGGTTTGCAAAAAAGGTAAGTGAACTTAACTTTTCCTTAGCCTCTCTTTCCTGGGTGGGGTTTTACTCATCAAAGAACGCCGGGTGCTTCTCAGAGTAACGTGCAAAGGGTAGACCGCTGCTTTTCCTTACGACATGCATACTAACTAAACTAATAACTCAGAACAGAGATTATCTGCTTGTTTGTTAATAACTCACTTTGTTCCCAAAATGACTCAGAGGCTTATAGAGATATGAGATTATTACTGTTTCTTTCATAAAAAGATGGAAAATTGGGGCCAGCCAGAGATAAAGGTTAGGGAGGaggttaaaatataaaaagtggATGCCTTTGATTTCTAAGAATCGTCAAACATTGGGTTAAGATTTGAATCCAAGCTTCCTAAGAGTCAGGACAAAGCTGAAACAATTAGTTTTAGGTTTCTCTTGATTGGCACATTGACACAGTGGGATTATCTTATGACCTACTAATAGCAGTTAAGAAGGAAGCAGCTTTTTTATAGGTTGCGCCATCAAACTTGCTCTTAAGAAAAATGTCTGAAAAGTTATTCAGAACAGTATTAATAGGGACAACAAAATATCTTTTTGTGGTAGGACATATTTTTAGCTATTCACATGATAGATTTTTCGATCAAAGAACTTACTCTATTCTGCATATGCTGAATATATAAGTTGGCCAGattgtttgtgaatgtgtgtacgtgtgtgtgtgtgtgtgtgtgtgtgtatacatgtgtgtaggaATGTATGAATGTAGCCATCTCACCAGGTCAAAAAGCACCTTTTACTGGGAACCCTTTGCATATTGTTTTTACTGAGCTTAAGTTCATAATCACACCTTTGTTGCATGCTActtcgaaaaaaaaaaagccagaaaacaCCTGGAAAACAGATGGGAAAGATCAGATAACAAACCATGTTTCTATCTCTTTCAGAAGTACAGATCCAGTGTGCACGACCCTAATAGCGAGTACATGTTCATGGCGGCAGTCAACACAAACAAAAAGTCCAGACTTGCAGGTACAGCACCCCTTAGGGCTTTGGGGAGAGGAGAACACTCTTCATGTCAAGACCggaattaatttgtttatttctattttaaaagaaagacattttttcccctaaagataatttttgtatttttatgtgaaAGTCTGAATCTTCATTTTAACTGCACTTATATACTCTGtggtatattaaaaataatgtttgtgAATTGGTATTAATACATTACCAGGGGTCAAGGATGGAGTTCAACTAGTGTAACACAGACAAAGCCCTGGTTTCTAGCTCCGCACCACACAAATGGGCATGGTGTTACATACTTGTATTCCTAGCACTCGGGAGTTGGAGAATCAGAAGGGCAAAGACATTTTTAGGTACAtggtgagttagaggccagtctgtGATATATGAGTTACTGTTTCAAGATTATCAGAGGATGGGgtggtagagaaagaaaaagaaaagaaaagaaaagaaaagaaaaaagaaagaaaaagaaaagaaaagaaaaggacaacaaccacaaaaagccCCAGATTGGAGTAAGAGGATAGCAATTTAagcctagcctgggctatagaatgaGTTGCACAAGGCCAAGCTGAGCCACTTGACGAGTCCTTGTCTCCAAAGAAACAGTTAAAAGGGAGATACAGACACGTGCATCCCacaggtagagcacttgcctatcatGCCTGAGGGCTTAGTTCAAATCCTAGTACAAAAAAATAATCCATGGCTCACAGTTGTTTTAAGGTGATCTTCAACTAATATTTAAACATCAGAGATGTATCTGGCTCTGAGAGTAAAGGTCATGGAACCAGATGGTGGTCATCTATTGACTATCCTTTAAATGAAAGCTTTTGAGTGAGGGTActgtgtgggtgatgggaattttAGATGAGGCTGGGAAGAGAGGTTTAGGTGGATGCTGGGTGGAGGGGAGTTGATGAAAACACTCGGTTGTTTGGAAAAACGTCCAAGGCTAGAGCACCTTGGCACAGCTTCCACCTAGTCCATGGGGAGTTAGAGGGGAGTGCTGCCAGGTCTGGGAATATCCAGAGAGCTTGAAACATCCACTGTGGAAAACTTTACGCATCTTGCGCCCATGGGTAGGAGGATGTAGGTAGGGtaggaaaggaaacagaagccaCCGCATTCTTGCTACCACTCGGTGTCTCAGTAGCACACAGATTATCATGGAATCACTGCATGAATGAGGGTCTAGCCCTCACTGTTGGTCTTTACTCTCCATTTAGATAACTGGAATTGAGGTCCAGACTGCCGGTGGCTCCCTTCCAGAAAGTTACTATCACAGCTTTGGCTCTTGTGATCACTTTTATTTGATTACTTTGCTCCTGaaaaaagctaaaacaaaaacaaaaacaaaaacaaaaacgacaaCAACATTCTTCACCCCAATCACTGTCTTAATAATAATGCATTCTATCTTATTTTGGAGTTCCTTAAACAGAGTCTGTGAGAAGGACTTGGGTGCAAATAGTTCACTGGAGAGGTGATCCCAGGGAGAAGTGCAAAGGGGGAAGGAAGCCACAGGGCAAGAGAAAAGGCAGTTGTAAAGTGGAGGGTATGTTACCAAGGCCTTGGTGCCAGGCTCTGGGGGCCTGACTTCATGGGGCCTCTGTAATCCATACAGAGGCCTCCCACAGTTTCTATGAAGGATGGAGCATGGGGTACTTAGTCATTGGTTTTATTACCCACAGTTGGGAGCTGGCTACAGGGAGCATCTCTCTGTTCTCCCTGAACTGGACTCAAATTAAAGCTGTTCCCATGTCTTCAGATAaagccagaggcaggaaggaaggcggCACACAGGACTACAGTGCTGGAGCAGTTAACACctacacagtctttttttttcctccatctttattaaattgggtatttctacacatatacagtCTTACTAGACTGCAGCTGGACCCAGTGCTGGACACATTCAAAATTCAGATAATGTCCAATCCTCACATCAAGTGTGGGATGAGTAAAACTTCATGAGAAAtaagaacgtgtgtgtgtgtgtgtgtgtgtgtgtgtgtgtgtgtctgtctgtctgtctgtctgtctgtctgtctgcctgcctgcctgtctgtctgtctgtgggtgtACCCCACGgggaaaagcagaaagcagaTTGGAAGGAATTCAACTCATGTTGAATGTTATTTTACAGGTATGACCTCATAATCTGGAACACGGGAACCCATGGAGGAACTACACTGTCTAGTTCCCCTGAAACTTGAATGGAGAAAGTCTTCTATTTTCTGGACCACAGGGCATCTGACTTGATTAACTACTGATACCtccttttggtgttttgtttgtctggATCAGTGACTATCAGTCACTCGGAATTTCAGCAGACTGCCCTGGGTTTGCTGAGTCCTTTTAAGGCAAACCCCTTCTTATAGAAGACCCGGCTCATATGTATTCAACAAACAGACCTCACTGGGATACAATCCCCTCTTTCTGCGCCTGCTTCTAGCTATGCACCGGCCAGCAAGACAAACATATCTCCAGCATTTTTACAAAAATGCCAGGGTATGAATCTGTAAAGTACACAGGCAGCCATTGACCACCGTCTGTCCTCGTTTTTTCAGATTCTATTTTTTTCCATAGAGATCAGCATTCCTTCTAGAATCAGACAGTAGAGGGAGATGCTTCACAACAGAAGCTCTTATGTTTCTGAGATGTTGATGAATTCATGCTTTAGTACCACCATGTTCTCTAACAACTTCTATATTCCAGCTGATCACTGCTTCAGGGCTTAGATGCCTGCTTTTGCCTTCAAGTCTCCCCTTAAAGATACTCCCACAGGTCTACTTGGTGGCCTGCAGCCACTCTGAATAGGAAGTTTGGTCTACAATTTCCCCCCTCTgctgctcaaaaaaaaaa
Protein-coding sequences here:
- the Icos gene encoding inducible T-cell costimulator isoform X2, with product MKPYFSCVFVFCFLIKLLTGELNDLANHRMFSFHDGGVQISCNYPETVQQLKMQLFKDREVLCDLTKTKGSGNTVSIKNPMSCPYQLSNNSVSFFLDNADSSQGSYFLCSLSIFDPPPFQEKNLSGGYLLIYESQLCCQLKLWLPVGCAAFVAALLFGCIFIVWFAKKKYRSSVHDPNSEYMFMAAVNTNKKSRLAGMTS
- the Icos gene encoding inducible T-cell costimulator isoform X3; this encodes MKPYFSCVFVFCFLIKLLTDNADSSQGSYFLCSLSIFDPPPFQEKNLSGGYLLIYESQLCCQLKLWLPVGCAAFVAALLFGCIFIVWFAKKKYRSSVHDPNSEYMFMAAVNTNKKSRLAGTAPLRALGRGEHSSCQDRN
- the Icos gene encoding inducible T-cell costimulator isoform X1, yielding MKPYFSCVFVFCFLIKLLTGELNDLANHRMFSFHDGGVQISCNYPETVQQLKMQLFKDREVLCDLTKTKGSGNTVSIKNPMSCPYQLSNNSVSFFLDNADSSQGSYFLCSLSIFDPPPFQEKNLSGGYLLIYESQLCCQLKLWLPVGCAAFVAALLFGCIFIVWFAKKKYRSSVHDPNSEYMFMAAVNTNKKSRLAGTAPLRALGRGEHSSCQDRN
- the Icos gene encoding inducible T-cell costimulator isoform X4, producing MKPYFSCVFVFCFLIKLLTDNADSSQGSYFLCSLSIFDPPPFQEKNLSGGYLLIYESQLCCQLKLWLPVGCAAFVAALLFGCIFIVWFAKKKYRSSVHDPNSEYMFMAAVNTNKKSRLAGMTS